The window AAAGATCTAACTCTTATTCCATCTTCAATATAAAActgtaaacatttatttacaCAAAGGAAATGTGTATAACAAAAGTCTAAGCACCGTTTGATTTGAGTCTTGGTTTCTGGCAGGTAAGGATGTTACCTCTTCCTACCTGCTCCTGACAAGAGTTCATAAATAAAGCCATGGGCAGTTCCCTGGGAGTCCCAGGAGTTGCATCTTATTGCTATGAAGCTGCAGCAAACGGGAAGCCCGACTGCATATTTAGACAGCCACATGTCTAAGAACTGAGGGCAAAGAGCTGTCCGGACAGCAGCGGAAGGAGAGAGGCCACAGGCTGTTCAGCTTTGCTCAATGGCAGCTACAGTCACAGACACGGACTGATCTATTTTTGGTAATAAGGGGACCAGCCACTTGGCTGTTCTGGCTGATTTGGCATTTTGAGAAGCCAAAATATACTTTCTGAAgaattcggggggggggggggaggggcacgaCGACTGAAAAGCAGGAAGGATCTGGACCTTTCAACTCCTTCCCCACTTAGGGCATTTCAAAGGGAAAATGGTGAATATTACCCTACGAAGGGTCATGGCTATTGCTGAATTTCTGAGGTCCCAAGCATCCCTAATGACAAAGGCACTGCTGGTATGAAACCATTTCCGCCACATTTACATGCTACAATCTTTTCTTCTAAACCCTGGCCCGGAaagtgacagatttttttttacatgaaagtTTTCCTTTGAATGTGACCTTCAACCACAATCTGTTGGagttaacaaaaaaaggaataataataatgtgaagAGAGCCCAGAGAAACAAGATCAGGCATCAATCTAGGATGACCTTTATGGATGCCACCTTCCCTGGCTTCTTATTTTATAACCACCACTCCACTGCTGTTCTCTAAGCCAACGAATGGGGGGCACATGAGTTTGTAAGGTCTGCTGTTAACACCTGGATGTGGTGGGAGGTGAACATTCACCTTCATTTTGCAAGTATAGCCCCATCAGGCAACAGTCAAAAATCTGTCCAATGGGACCGGACACCACAGAAATCTACCCAATGCATGTTTgtgggacttaaaaaaaattcatatgcatatatagaaagGGTTAAAGAAAATCTTAGTGTTAAAAagcaggtttgttttttttaaagtgcaagTTGTCTGATAAAAGGAACTGTAGATACAGCAATAAAATACAATTGTATTATCACGTCTGTGCCATTCCTTCCCCATACACAGCTCCCAAAccagcctttctttgtattctcctcTGGCCCCACATCTTTGGGGGGTATCCTTCCTCTACTTAAGAGTTGTGTAGTTGGGCCAGGACATTTCCAGGAGGTTTTTATTCCAATTTGAATACTTTCTCCAAAAGAGCTTTCGCTTTTAGGGGGTGAAAGTTTGTCTTGGGAAATCTAAAATGATCATAGGCTTAATTAAAATCATTTTCAAGGGGATTAAAAGAGGGAGGTTGTGATGGCGCATGAGAACTCAGGCATCCCAAACACCCAACACTATCACTGTTTCTTTGACCCTGAATGAACCCAACCCTCACGGATCACTTTGGTGATTCCTGCTATGCTCACGCTGTTATGCAGGCAGCATTTGTTGCAAAGGAATTTCGATTTTCTTGGGGACAGGTAGGTACTCAGTCACTCCAGCCAAGAAGTGTTTAAAGGGAGACTTTGAAAGACAGGAGAAGAACAAATGACAAACCAAAAATCTATTTCCGTAGCACAAGCTGCTGTTATTTGGACTTTGCTTTCGTCACACTAGGTCAagagttttctgcctccctcttcttGGGCCCAAAGTTTCCTTTCTGGGCTTGGACACACAGTCAGTCAAAGGAACCTGACCTAACCACAGCCCAAGAGCTCCCTATCAGGAGGGTGGAGCAATGGACTGGGGCAGGGCAAGCCTTAAGAAACAAGAACACTTacgaaaaaccaaaccaaaacaaaaaaccttttttctctcttaaaagaAAGTCTCTCTTTAAACAAGTGAGAGAAGGGCTCAATGTCCTTCAAAAGAGTGGTTACTGGCAACAACATCTAACTACTGAAGTTGGCAGCCACAAGGAAGTCCAACAGCAGCCCATGCCCGGGTTGATGTTAACTCTTCCTTTTCATCTCAGCAATGAGCAGAAACTTCCTACCATCAGATACTCCAAGGCACCGCTCTTAGCCAGAAATGAGGTGGATTTGGGGATGTTGGTGGACTAAGGTAAAATACCGGTTTTCTCTTACATGCATCTCATCCCACTCCcttctaaaaatgaaaataaaggtcTGCCATTAACGACAGGATGGCAAGTCTCCAGATTTGCTAATATCACAACCGACTTAACCTAGAATTTGACAAAATGTGTTTTATCACCTTTATGAAACAAATTGCATAAAATCTGGCtacaaaaccattaaaaaaacccaaagcatctAAAAATATGGAAAATGGAGGAGGGGGGGGAACTGGGTTTAGTCAATAAAATGgcactgatttttttccctccagtcCGACACTACATTTTTGGTCTTTTCAATATAAATGTACATTTAAAAGCCTTCTGTTGTTCTCCCCACCATGGCATATTCCTGACAGAAAGCGCCCACTGCAATGGGCCCCACCCATCTAAATGTGCAACCCTGCCCCACATGCAGAGCGTCCCCAGGAGATGTGGGCGGCAGGTGCGATCAGAACAGGACATTTGAGCTCAGTGGGAAGTGACAGGGGTCCATCTCCTGGCCATTTCCAATATATTTTCAAGGCTCCTCAATGCCACAGGTTTTTGGTCCAATAGTTCTCGATGATAAGAACCAAAATGTAGGttgtagcagaaccaggataccctgaactccatgttaatgtGTTCCTAACAACTCATCCAAGTCATTTATCCACTCTtctgaagtcctatttttcagcAGGGAGTCTATCAGATCTGTGTCACCGGTTATATTTTGGAGCCCACTGTTGCCTGGTGGGGCGCTATAGGTAAAAGGGAGCTCCTGGTTTGCTGTCCTCACCTGGTAGCTCTGACCACAGTGCAGAGCGGCTCGATTTGCCAGCTGCTGGCCTGGATTTTGGCTGAATGCAGTCAGGTCTGGGACAGCCGGGCTCATGCCAGGCAGGACTTGCTGAGAGGGCACCTGCTGTGGGGCGGATGCAGCCGTCCTCTGCTGTGTGTTCATGGATGACATCATCTGTCCTGACACGGCAGAGCTGATGGATGTCATTGGCCGGCTGGTGCCGAGGTTCACCTGAGGCCCTCCCTGAGGGAACTGCTGGCTGGTCATCTTAAGGTGGGGCTGCTGCATGTGGAAAGTGGAAGTGGCAGGAAAAGGGCTCCCACTGCTGCTCCCCTGTGGCTGACTGTTCATGCTTGGCACGCCTTGGTGCTGCCATGATGGATTTGGGGCTCCCACGGCTGCGGGCACTCTGGGCAAGGAGGGCTTAGACAAAGTGGGGTTCAGGGCCCCCTTACTGTGCTGTGGAGGAAGCCCAGCGCTTCCCAGGGCATTCTGACCATAGCTAGCTGGAACAGCACTGCTTTGGCCAACGCCAGGTTGCCGTGGCATGTGGGCATGACCATTGGAGGCCTGAGGTGTGTGCTGGGGGACCATCTGAGTCATGCCAGATGCCATGCTGTACAGGTTTCCTCTCTGAAGGCTCTGTGTACCAGTATACTGAGCCACACTTCGATCCTGTTGGCCTGGattggaaggaatggaggaaacgGAGCCATGTCCAGGTCCAATTTGAATCTGAGGAAACATGCGGGGACTACCAGAGTTGGATGGACCCAAGCTATTCACTCCAGCCATTGCAGCTGATGACCCTGAAAGACAAAAttgataattttcttcataacttGATTGAAAAATCAGGTAACCAATCATTTACTGAGTGTCTAATATATGGTCTCTGCGCTTCAAGAGCTTACCCTTCATTTAGTTGGCGAAAGAAGATAAAACACCACAAGGCAGCCTGTAAGGGTCAAACAACCTGTGCAAAGGGCAGGAAGAGAATGGTCCCAGGAGGGGGCAATCGGGAGGGCTTCCTTCCTAGAGCAAAGCTGCTTAAACTCTGGGTTGAGACCCcatgtggggggcagggcaacgggATCTGGGGCCTCTCTCTAAGGAGAAGGCTCAACACAATCTTTTCCCCACTCTCCAGTGGCCACATTGTATTTGGACTTTTCTGAACTTCTCTACCACATGAAGCTTtgagcttctttttgtgtgttgtctttcccatcagactgtttttgggttttttttgggcggggcaatgggggttaagtgacttgccgagagtcacacagctagtaaatgtcaagtgtctgaggccggatttgaactcaggtcctcctgaatccagggccggtgctttatccactgcgccacctagctgagcccccccccccaattagattgtaagttcctatTGGGCAATGAATAAATAGCTAGCcagacaaaataaacaaacaagtgtgtgagtgagagagagaaagaaatttcctgagggaagggactgtatGTATTTGgatttgtattctcagagcttagcataacatctggcacatagtaggcacttaataaacctTTGACTGATTGCCAGAGAGAAGATAAAACTAAACTGACTGTTATTTAGCATCTATGAGAaaagttttaataaaattttaccaTTGGTATCAATTAATAAGAATTGACCACACAAATTCCCTCAAAAGAGCTTTGTAATAAGTAAACAGAGAAGGCCAATTTCTcggggacattttttttttccgggtaatgagagttaagtaaatGTTGGCagttgctcatggtcacacagctagtaagtgtcaagtgtctgaggccatatttgaactcaggtcctcctgaatccatagccagtgctttatccactagaccacctagctgcccctccccctgggACATTTTATAATGATGGCTACCCAATGAAAAAAACAGACAGGTTAGTGGATCAAAGTTATGAAAAAGCACCCACAGGGACATGGGGAAAAACACTACGAATATCAATATAAACTGCAATCCTTACTTACTGTAAAGTTGAACAAGTACAGTATTGGAAATTTAAGTCACACCTTGGTTGAGATGAGAAGctatcattcaacaaatatttaccagCTCTACCAGGTACCAGACATTGTTAGGTACTGGGTCTacatccttgccttcaaggagccgaCACTCCACGGGGGGAGACATCATATTCTACACATATACAAAGAGCACATCCAAATTACATTTAAGGTAATTTTCAGGGAGTGGCATTAGTAGCtggaagagatcaggaaaggctctgTACTGGAGATGGAGTGTGAGTTGAACTTTAAAGgaaactctttttgttttgttttgttttttgggggtgaggcaactggggttaagtgacttgcccagggtcacacagctagtaagtgttaagtgactgaggccggatttgaactcaggtcctcctgattccagggctggtactctatccactgtgccacctagatgcccctaaaggAAACTTTTATTCTAAGGGGCCAAagtaagaaggaaggacaaaaccAGCATGGGAACGGCCTGTGTCAAGCCTGCCTTTTCAATATTGgctaaatagagaaaaaggatGTGAAGCAAAATTGACTGGGGAACATACTTTCCTAAGTCTTGTCTTATCTCGGCAACAGAAACAGAACCAGCTATTCGCTGTAGCTGTAGAAGCAAAGTAATTTCTTTAGGCCCAGGAAACTATAATTCTGGTTACCAGGAAGGCATGATACTCTAGCAAGAAATTATTTTGCTTCAAACGTATGGATTTTTAACAGGAGATTAAGGGCTCATAGAGAGGCCCCAGGTATTTATTtatgttgatttttgtttttgcggggcaatgggggttaattgacttgtccagggtcacacagctagtgtcaagtgtctgaggctggatttgaactcaggtcctcctgaatccagggccggtgctttatccactgtgccacctagctgtccccccccagCTGTTTTTTTTGAGGCCccaggtatttaaaaaaaagtctatgtgtatatatctacatctatctaaatatgtatatatcaccccaccccactccttattataatagcctcctcAAAATACTAGTTACATTGAAAGCAAAACTTCTGAAATTACAAACTTTATATGGGCAATATTGGTTAGGGATCAGGAATTCAATAataatctgtttgttttttgcagggcaatgagggttaagtgatttgcccagggtcacacagctaagtgtcaagcgtctgaggccggctttgaacaaaggtcctcctgaatccagggctggtgctttatccactgcaccacctagctgcccccaaattcaataataatgaacatttattaagtaactactaggtggggcagctaggtggtgcagtggataaagcaccagccctggattcaggaggacctgagttcaaagccggcctcagacacttgacacttactagctgtgtgaccctgggcaagtcacttaaccccaactgcctcaccaaaaaaaccccaaaaaacaaaaagtaactaCTAGGTACAAGGTAGTAGAGGTAGAAAGATACAACAGAGGCTCTTCCCTCAAGGCGATTATAATTTAATAAAGACAAACACTGCAATGACTCAGATAGGGAAAATGAGAGGGCAAGAAAAGCAGAATGAAGAATATGAGATGGGGCCATGAGGTTCATTGGGTGTattaatcagggaaggctttacaGAGACGGGATATGGACAGAGCCTtcgaagggaggggaagggactttagaagatGGAAAGTGAGGGTGTGGGAAGGATGGAGACAATCTCTTTCCAGGCGTATGAAAGGCAGGAGAATGGAGAATGTTGGCAAGGCTATGCTGTTTGTACTCCTGAGTAAGTGCGAAGGAATAGCATAAAACAAGCTTGGGAAGAAAGATGGGCCAACGCCTCATTGTGGATATCCCTGAATGCCAAGTCTGTACTGTATCCAGGCAGCACAggggagccactgaaagtttttATGTAAAGAAGAGAAATGGTCACAGTGGTGTCCTAGGAGATCCACAAAAGGTCTCAACAGAAGGAAAAGCACGGGCTCTGGGGTCAGAGAACCCTAAGATTATGGgtctagagccagaaaggacctcaggtcatccagttcaactgtctcattttacagatgaggaaactgaggcacacagcttAAGGGTCACATGAGTAGTAAGTATCCAGGGTGAGATTGGGACCTAGGagctctgactccagagtcagtgccctttccactgtaccatgacaCTATCAGGAGTTTGGGTTCAAACTCCACATCTGATGCTTACTATCCacatgattttgggcaagtcacttaacatccatgggcctcaattccctcatttgtaaatagTTTAAATATATAGCCTCTTGAGGTTTCTGCcaactctagatttatgatcttatgaagaAATGAACATATCCAACACACAACTTGTTTTTATTAACAATATGAAGTCTCTTTTTACCTGTATATTGTCCAACCTGCTGGTAAGTGGTCTGGTTTTGCTCTTGGTATTGAGGTGGTGGTCGGGTCAGGTGTCTTTGAAACTGTTGTTCCTGACGTTGCTTCTcctaggaaagaagaaaaacgaCAACAAACAGAATCAGGCaggggaaaaacaagaaaaaactgaaCATTCCCTGGGTTCTTTCAGACTAGAAGCTCTGGGCTACTTTGGTCATAGAACAAAGATCTACTCCCTTCACTTTTATGTCAGCTGTAGGCAgcagcttccttttctttttttttttgtcttttgcggggcaatgagggttaagtgacttgcccagggtcacacagctagtaagtgtcaagtgtctgagtgaggctgaatttgaactcaggtcctcctgaatccagggccagtgctctaattcactgcaccacctagctgcccccagcagcttccttttaaaagtagaaaggaaggtGTATTTGGGGAGCAGCAAGTCAAAGACCAGGCAGacagaactttaaaaagaaaagtcaacGGTAGTAGTGTGAGTACCACTTAACACCTTGGAAAACCCAAGTCTGGAATTGCTGCAGCAAGTGAAGGCTGCTAAAGCCTGGCTATTTAATCACAACCATAGACTCCCCATCGCTCCTAgattaaaacacaaactcctttGCTTAGCTTTCCCAGTTCTCTACAACCTGATCCGACCTAACTTTCTTGTCTCATTAGATATTATTATCAACCACTTAGGAGTCTTTGATTCGGCCCAACTGGCattctctctgttccttacacTCCGCCCCCCATCTCTTGTCCCCAAGCCTTTGCAATGGCTCTCCCTCATACTTGGGATCCACTCTTTCTGCTTCCTCCTCATAAGATCCCcttcttcctttaagacacagtTTAAATGCCATCTTCTTTCTACCTAACACCTTTCCTGATCCTACCCAACTTCTGGTGTCTTCCCTTTCAAACTACCTAGCATTTGACTACTCtgcatatatttgcatttattcactttatatttgtgCTATGTACCTGTGGCTCCCCACCTTagcattgtttcattctttgtactttccCCTTCTAACACAGTCCTAATGATAAACGCTttttgattgaatgactgaataatcAGAAAAGTTgaattcttcttaaaaaaaaggacatttagtTCCACTTAAATGTCTTAAGTGTTATATTCAAgatccttgggaaaaaaaaaaagcccacttaCACAGCCCAAGTATAGTGGATGACCATAGGGACTatcaagatgtgtgtgtgtgtggggggggggcaggtgggtggcacagaggataaagcatcgggcctggagtcaggagaacccaagtttaaatctggcctcagacacttgacacttactagctgtgtgaccctgggtaagtcacttaaccccaattgcctcatttggctgggggggtggggggaagagatgtGGGAGTGGGAGAATGGGAGGACACCAACTGTCTGGTTCAGGCGGCCTAGTTTTACTCCATTCAGAGTGTCTGGGACTTACAAAAGGCCTACAGGAAAACAAGGACAAGGTGGTTGATTATATATAGTATGACACAAGCTACCACTTCCATAGAGTCCATGTGTTGGCTTAGAGAGTAAGAGCAGGAAATTCAGTTAAGGAAATGACAGATTTGACCATGGCAGCTTTAAATCCAAGACACAATGATCTCTGACGTACAAAGCTGCCCAAGACCACCACCAAACACACTTGGAACGGTCACTATTTGGCCCTGACTTTGAAGGTAAATCTGGGGGGCCTAAGTCAGAGAGTTCTAGTATTGTCCCTCTTATTTATTTACCTGCTCAGCCAGAAGCTGCTGCTGTCTCTGCCCTATCAggaaatgctgctgctgctgttgctgcaaCTGCTTCTGTTGCTGTTCCCTCTGCTTCTGCTGGTCTAGCAACAGCTGGTGCTGCTTCATTGCTGCTGCTTGCTGCTGGGTGTTGAGATAGGCAGCAGTGCCATGGGTACTTGCCATGGATACAGCTGGTGGCTGGGTGCCAACGCTCGATGCTGGCACAGATACTGGGACACGAGGAACATTAGAAGGGGTCTGGTCCTGCCAAACAGATGTAGCTTACAAGTTAGTCAGGGATACTGCAGAATCTAGAAATTCTGTTCAAAACAGATGACCTTCAATCAAATACAAGCACCCTTGGTATTGGGAAGGAAGAAGACTTGGTTCCCAAGTTACTGAATGAGTGATTGTAAAggctgctttttaaaaaccaagtggTTAAAAGCATTTGCATTATTGGACGCTTCTATTATCAGGTACTACAGAGCAAGTTTTCAATAGCTGACCATAAATATGTCAATAAAAGTGTCATGTTGGTAGTGGATTTGCACTGAGTATTCTTTAATGGGAATTTTCTGTAACATCTTGGACtgcaaacaaaatgaatgttgaaggtgAGCAGGAAAATGGGAGTTTTTAAGCTACTGCTTAAAATAAGttttgtagggcagctagatggtgcagtggataaagcaccggccttggattcaggaggacctgagttcaaatccggcctcagacacttgacccttactagctgtgtgaccccgggcaagtcacttaaccctcattgccctttggcccccccctccccaatcctagTCTATTTGCTTTTTAAGGTCTTTCAACCATCTCAGGAGATGGGGAAaggacaaacatttatatagtgcctgttatgtgttaggcactgtactaaatgctttttacaaatattatctcatttgatcctcagttCTCACAATGCTGCTATTATACTCATGTTATAGTTAGGGAAAATGAATcaaagagagcttaagtgacttgtccagagtagtatctcaggctagatttttaaaaaattattttatagatatctatccatctatctatatcttcctttctttcttgcagggcaatgagggttaagtgacttgaccagggtcacacagctagtaagtgtcaagtatctgaggccggatttgaactcaggttctcctgactccagggccagtgctctctccattgtgcctCAATTGTCCAATTGAGTCTTGACTTAATTTTatcaatatattaattttattttcatacaaAATGCTCTATGAAGAGTGTGTCTATATGTTGGGTAATATTACATTCTCTGTTTCTTAGAATCTAACACTTAGGCTAGGGCAaaccagaaaaagagaatttaaaaatttaaaactagcaAATAATTAAGTAAATAATACATGTCAAGTTAAAAATGAACGTGATGATTCCATGACacttgtttctctctttcctagGTCCTGCTAAATCAGGACAGGCAGGGATGgtacaaaataaacccatttcACATGTGCCACAGGAAAAGCTCTTCAGGTAGGGAAAACCTGAAAATGTTTGTGTTTACTAAAAAATCAGGGATGGTGTGCCCAGAGATGCAGAAACGCTAGGATAAAATGAAGCAATTAAGAAGGCAAGTTAGCATTGACCAATTTCACTAAAGAGCCACAAGGACTGAAGTCAAAACCACAGAACATGTGAAACACCAATGAGGTGACACAACAGTTACGTTTTTGAAATGGGTACGGCCAACTTGTGCAAGCTGAATCCTATTTTAAATATACTAGGAAGCTTGCTCCTGAAAGGAGCTGTATTTCTAAAAGCTAAGGCATCACTCTCTAATTGATCTGTTTTTTGGAAAGTTGGGATTTTCatattttggattttctttaacTCAGACATGTTTTCAGGATGTAATAAATAGCACTTGCCCCTTCCTTTTATTCTGACAGCTTCCTTAGAAGCCCCCACTTTCCCACTATTTCCTTTAATAGTTTATCCTACTACACAGGAACAGAAATCCAAATGTGTTTACCTGGCTCTGAGGAACCAGTGGTCTGTAGGGAATATTTCCAGGCTTCGCTTTCAACATAAACAATGCATTTTGTTCTTCGTTCATATGAGGCAGCTGCTGTGGCAGATAGGCCAACATGGGTGCCTTATTTTGGCCAGAAACTTGTCCACAATCGGCTTTGTAATGGGAAAGAGGTTTGGTGTTGCCATAGTCAAGCATAGCCCCTTGGCCAGCCACAGAGTTCTGGTTCAAGGTGCTGGGCTGGTGAGACAGCAGGCCCACGTGGCTCGGAGGGAGGTAATTAGCTCCAGTTCTAGGAGAACTCTTATTGGCCATGCTGGACATCATGAGTTTCTGGTTACTGAAATCTTGCTGGT is drawn from Dromiciops gliroides isolate mDroGli1 chromosome 2, mDroGli1.pri, whole genome shotgun sequence and contains these coding sequences:
- the MAML1 gene encoding mastermind-like protein 1, with protein sequence MVLLPPPCPMAEFAIPRHSAVMERLRRRIELCRRHHSTCEARYEAVSPERLELERQHTFALHQRCLQAKAKRAGKHRQPAPPAPAPAAPPPAPAPAPAAAVEGSDSSAAEQSRTSSALIAQLHESVKRNRDSAGSPQNGDQQNGYGEMFSVHKKPRHDDTLGVNVSSNGMPPLSPLHQLDKSSGGDALQPNGKHSLGLDAINKKCLPDSNLHSNGSSNATDSFQMSLNKELKQEPVDDLPCMISGAGGSMSQNNLMPDLNLNEQEWKELIDELNRSVPDEDMKDLFNEDFEEKKDTDTSSSATQTPLPQDINIKTEFSPATFEQEQLGSPQVRSTSSGQTFIGSSSVAVSTASPVVGGSQTGFQASSQPGAETPNPTMMQASNQPQNVQRPLANVLLSGQSSGGSKEMSSAHQLQQIAAKQKRDQMLQNQQQTQQVHQPGQMTNWPQSAPSHSPLAVPYSVENPTSPSVYQQDFSNQKLMMSSMANKSSPRTGANYLPPSHVGLLSHQPSTLNQNSVAGQGAMLDYGNTKPLSHYKADCGQVSGQNKAPMLAYLPQQLPHMNEEQNALFMLKAKPGNIPYRPLVPQSQDQTPSNVPRVPVSVPASSVGTQPPAVSMASTHGTAAYLNTQQQAAAMKQHQLLLDQQKQREQQQKQLQQQQQQHFLIGQRQQQLLAEQEKQRQEQQFQRHLTRPPPQYQEQNQTTYQQVGQYTGSSAAMAGVNSLGPSNSGSPRMFPQIQIGPGHGSVSSIPSNPGQQDRSVAQYTGTQSLQRGNLYSMASGMTQMVPQHTPQASNGHAHMPRQPGVGQSSAVPASYGQNALGSAGLPPQHSKGALNPTLSKPSLPRVPAAVGAPNPSWQHQGVPSMNSQPQGSSSGSPFPATSTFHMQQPHLKMTSQQFPQGGPQVNLGTSRPMTSISSAVSGQMMSSMNTQQRTAASAPQQVPSQQVLPGMSPAVPDLTAFSQNPGQQLANRAALHCGQSYQVRTANQELPFTYSAPPGNSGLQNITGDTDLIDSLLKNRTSEEWINDLDELLGTH